The window GTTCTTTCCTGTAGTCTTGGAATTTAAGTTTCAATCTGACTAAAATGTCATATAATAACTGGTATTAATATAAGGTTTTCACTGCAGAGAGAATAAAATTTGAGTTAGTATACAACCTACTGAAAGAAGtgataattatgaaaatttaaagaagatgatataaattaatataatactaCTGAAATTTGTATTTGTGATTGAATTCAGTTCATATTGCATATATGTTTTATATAGAAGATCTGATTGGTGATAGCCTAATGGGATAAAgggttattaataaaaatttcttAAGACACCCATGTGAGAAGTCTCAATTTAATTATGGAATTTATTTTTCAGAACTAAAGTTGATGTGAAAATTGTCAATCTTACACCCATGTGagatttttatctcttttattttatttccttctAACACCTTAACTGTCATTATTCTAAAAGCTGATTAACTGCTATTATTTTGAAAGCAGTTTTAATGAATCTTTAGTAGGCAAAAGTTAGAGCTAATGATACCATACCCATCATTTCTCAGGTTCTCTTATGAAAGATCCAACAGGAGCCATGCCAGCAGATTCATGAAAAGCTGAACCAATAGCATTTGTAGTCTGTTTCTCAATtgcaaaaagaaaaacatatatgTTTTCGCCAATTAGAAAGAATTCATATAGATTAATAGATCAATCAAAGAGGAAGAGGCTATAAAAGAACTAGAAAACTTAATACCTGGTTATTTGAACTTTGCCCAGTCATTTGTTGAGGCTTGGTATTGAGATCAAATCTTTCGTTTTCCAACTTGCCATCAACAATAGGAGCTATCCTGTGATTTTGATGGTTTTGCACCACTGGGGGCCTAGGTGGTTGATTTGGAAGCCTCACTGGCTCATGTGGATCATCGGGTGGTTTCAAACCGAGCTCGTCCAAACGACCAGGTTTATCCACTGGAAACTATTATAAGAGCTTGCTTgatttagggttatttgaaaaatattattctttgatgaaaaattagattattttaattgatgatgagataagggattaatccaaataactctTCATCAAACAAAACCTTAGAAATCTTCACAACTTGGTTTGAATATAAGgggaaaaaagaaaagaaaatatttgtaCATATGTATCATCACAAACCTCAACTCTTTGCCTTAGTAGAAGATACCTTCCATGTGTTCGTTTACCTCCAACGTGTACAGTCATATCGCATTGCATGCATAGGGAACTTCCATCAACTTCACAATAGAAGAAAGCTGAGAAGAACAATGACAAGGAGATGTATACTCAGgaacatgaaaaaaatatgcTTATAAAATCCAAAAAGAAGAAGGATTGAATATGGTTATGTAATTACCGGGTGCTTTTTCACATATGTCACAACGTGGAACATCACAAGGGTCTGCAAGCCCTACACGCACATGACGATTTGCAAGCTTGTTACACAAGTGAATCTGCCCAAAACACAAAACAGTAGCTAACACAATGCAATCTTGTTAAGAAAT is drawn from Impatiens glandulifera chromosome 3, dImpGla2.1, whole genome shotgun sequence and contains these coding sequences:
- the LOC124931291 gene encoding B-box zinc finger protein 19-like is translated as MRSLCDSCESAEAIVFCAADEAALCRSCDEKIHLCNKLANRHVRVGLADPCDVPRCDICEKAPAFFYCEVDGSSLCMQCDMTVHVGGKRTHGRYLLLRQRVEFPVDKPGRLDELGLKPPDDPHEPVRLPNQPPRPPVVQNHQNHRIAPIVDGKLENERFDLNTKPQQMTGQSSNNQTTNAIGSAFHESAGMAPVGSFIREPEK